One part of the Anaerolineae bacterium genome encodes these proteins:
- a CDS encoding Para-aminobenzoate synthase, aminase component, producing MVEHSHPEIILYDATRAKWLRFCQPEAIFETDQVDQVCPLLKTIEQKVTAENLYAVGFLSYEAAPAFDPAFRVREDPLRFPLLWFGLFPTFQIIDLTSYQSHSFRISHWSPTTSREEYTNAIRSIKRNIAQGLTYQVNYTIRLNTQFEGDPKGLFRQIVSAQKANYPAFLDLGDFVICSASPELFFEVHDGHVVCRPMKGTARRGLSSQEDQSQATALFHSEKNRAENVMIVDMIRNDLGRIAKVGSVKTTRLFEIERYPTVWQMTSTVEADTDASLTELFTALFPCASITGAPKISTMKIIAQLETEPRRIYTGCIGFITPEKRAQFNVAIRTILIHRRTGMAEYGVGGGIVWDSTSEGEYEECQIKARLLTHVEPEFDLLETMLWTAQEGYFLLAGHLSRLEASAAYFKYPFPQSAIEKALSEAESSFSSSPQRVRLLLNAKGEVRLQSQPLIPLPEPQRLVLAKHPIDSKNVFLYHKTTFREAYEKERAENTASTKGCEILFWNERGEVTESEIANLVVRLKGRLLTPPLTSGLLPGVFRQWLLDRGEIEEHLIHLSDLAHCEELFLINSVRKWRRAVLV from the coding sequence ATGGTGGAACACTCTCACCCTGAAATTATTCTCTATGATGCGACTCGAGCAAAGTGGTTGCGTTTCTGCCAACCTGAGGCAATCTTCGAAACGGATCAGGTCGACCAGGTCTGTCCCCTATTAAAAACGATCGAACAGAAAGTCACGGCTGAGAACCTTTATGCAGTGGGTTTCCTGAGTTACGAAGCGGCGCCAGCCTTCGATCCTGCATTTCGTGTCCGGGAAGACCCGCTCAGGTTTCCTCTACTCTGGTTTGGTTTATTTCCCACCTTTCAAATCATCGACCTGACTTCTTACCAATCCCACTCCTTCCGAATCAGCCATTGGTCTCCGACAACTTCGCGTGAAGAATACACCAATGCCATACGGAGCATAAAGCGCAATATTGCCCAGGGGCTAACCTATCAGGTCAACTACACCATCCGACTAAATACACAATTTGAGGGCGATCCGAAGGGGCTATTCCGCCAGATTGTTTCGGCGCAAAAAGCCAATTATCCCGCCTTTCTCGATCTCGGTGATTTTGTCATTTGCTCTGCTTCCCCTGAACTTTTCTTTGAGGTTCATGATGGTCACGTGGTTTGCCGCCCAATGAAAGGGACTGCCAGGCGGGGTTTATCCTCCCAGGAGGATCAATCTCAGGCAACTGCACTCTTCCATTCTGAGAAAAACCGCGCTGAAAATGTGATGATCGTTGACATGATCCGAAACGATCTGGGGCGAATCGCAAAGGTTGGCAGCGTGAAGACTACGCGTCTGTTTGAAATCGAACGTTATCCTACTGTCTGGCAAATGACTTCAACCGTTGAAGCCGATACCGATGCCAGTCTTACGGAACTCTTTACAGCCCTGTTTCCATGTGCTTCAATTACGGGCGCGCCCAAAATCAGCACAATGAAGATTATCGCCCAACTGGAAACTGAACCTCGCCGAATTTACACCGGCTGTATTGGTTTCATAACCCCCGAAAAACGCGCCCAATTCAATGTTGCCATCCGCACGATCCTGATCCATCGCCGCACTGGAATGGCTGAGTATGGGGTTGGAGGCGGTATCGTTTGGGATTCAACCAGCGAGGGCGAATATGAGGAATGTCAAATTAAAGCTCGTCTGCTGACCCACGTTGAACCCGAGTTTGACCTTCTGGAAACGATGCTGTGGACGGCGCAGGAAGGCTATTTTCTCTTAGCCGGGCATTTAAGTCGCCTGGAGGCTTCGGCTGCTTACTTCAAATATCCCTTTCCACAAAGCGCGATCGAAAAAGCCCTCTCAGAAGCTGAATCATCTTTTTCGTCATCACCTCAACGGGTGCGCCTGCTACTTAACGCAAAAGGGGAAGTGCGCCTTCAATCCCAACCCCTGATACCATTGCCGGAACCTCAGCGGTTAGTATTAGCAAAGCACCCGATTGACTCCAAAAACGTTTTCTTATACCACAAGACCACATTTCGAGAAGCATACGAAAAAGAGCGGGCAGAAAACACCGCATCCACAAAGGGTTGCGAAATATTGTTTTGGAACGAGCGCGGGGAGGTCACTGAAAGTGAAATTGCAAACCTGGTAGTCCGCCTGAAAGGGCGCCTGCTCACGCCTCCACTAACGAGCGGACTGCTGCCTGGTGTGTTCCGCCAATGGCTGTTAGATCGAGGGGAGATCGAAGAACACCTTATCCACCTTTCCGATTTAGCCCACTGCGAAGAGTTGTTTTTAATCAACTCAGTGCGCAAATGGCGCCGGGCAGTGTTGGTTTAG
- a CDS encoding Biotin-protein ligase, with translation MVLNHDQRELQKALAGLALGGFRYFERVGSTMDEATAWLEEGAPDLALVVADEQTAGRGRLGRRWFTAPKASLAFSLVLRQVDPLQPSLLTGLGALAVCEALETLYHLQPQIKWPNDVLLEYRKVCGVLTESHWQGEQLSGVVMGIGINLAPSSVPPMNAALFPATCVQDHLRFLAGAPQEVNRFQLLAVILERVLTWRARLQTRSFIQSWEARLAYRWETVQIFRDLNEGNSLLTEGRLEGLNSDGNLILRLANGETQTVNFGEIRLRPLSSNGVL, from the coding sequence GTGGTTCTAAATCACGATCAAAGAGAACTCCAGAAAGCCTTGGCTGGCTTAGCGCTCGGAGGGTTCCGTTATTTCGAGCGTGTCGGTTCAACGATGGATGAAGCCACCGCCTGGCTGGAAGAAGGCGCACCCGACCTTGCCCTGGTCGTTGCCGATGAGCAAACCGCCGGGCGTGGTCGTCTGGGTCGCCGCTGGTTTACTGCGCCTAAAGCCTCGCTTGCCTTCAGCCTCGTCTTGCGCCAGGTTGATCCACTTCAGCCATCCCTCTTGACGGGATTGGGCGCTCTGGCAGTCTGCGAAGCCCTGGAGACGCTTTACCACCTGCAACCGCAAATTAAATGGCCAAATGATGTCTTGTTAGAATATCGTAAAGTCTGTGGCGTCCTGACCGAGTCTCACTGGCAGGGAGAACAACTCAGCGGCGTGGTGATGGGCATTGGCATCAACCTTGCACCCTCATCTGTACCTCCTATGAATGCCGCGCTCTTCCCAGCCACCTGTGTGCAGGATCATCTCCGTTTCCTGGCAGGAGCGCCACAGGAAGTAAATCGTTTTCAATTACTGGCTGTGATTTTGGAACGTGTCCTTACCTGGCGTGCGCGTCTGCAAACGAGAAGCTTCATCCAAAGCTGGGAGGCGCGGCTGGCATACCGCTGGGAAACGGTCCAAATATTTCGAGACCTCAACGAGGGAAACAGTTTACTCACCGAAGGAAGGTTGGAAGGATTGAATTCCGATGGCAACCTGATCTTGCGCCTTGCAAACGGTGAGACACAAACCGTAAATTTTGGCGAAATTCGTTTGCGCCCGCTTTCATCCAATGGAGTGTTGTGA
- a CDS encoding putative aminopeptidase, translating to MTHIEVLASKIGARPSGSSAERQALDYVSGLLSGWGYEVQREAVAFAPTPRLNLPYLLGAVALGIAGWVSRGFPWFALTLPFFFMILPQWSRWWVQNRKPSRAGENLLARPEGQQPEPPALLFCAHIDTASAVPLHHPWLLRLYSRTLDILQRFAWMIFALTLLQAWGWQVAEGLRYTVATLGSLGGLWLIGLQLIQAPAEEAAYSPGANDNASGVAVLLVLAEELAKQALSQQAIAFLFTTAEENGLFGGRDFVKAHPEWANTTAVVCVDMVGKGEVLYYVAKEGVFNPLYTDRELQQAFLLANPSLQPLWHTLRSGDYAPFCQAGFRAISLESGGKSLTDWSYHTIYDTLDKVDPEMLKQVIRTLLAFLEQNPLYQKPQEQTSIQERQHDPLGDKQ from the coding sequence TTGACCCATATTGAGGTCTTAGCCAGCAAGATTGGAGCACGACCAAGCGGCAGTTCCGCCGAACGGCAAGCCCTGGATTATGTGAGTGGTCTTTTGAGCGGTTGGGGGTATGAGGTGCAGCGGGAAGCGGTCGCATTTGCGCCGACCCCGCGTCTCAATTTACCTTATTTGCTGGGGGCGGTGGCACTGGGGATAGCCGGTTGGGTGAGTCGCGGGTTTCCATGGTTTGCGCTGACTTTGCCTTTTTTCTTTATGATCTTGCCCCAGTGGTCACGATGGTGGGTGCAAAATCGCAAACCTAGCCGCGCCGGCGAAAATTTGTTAGCCCGGCCTGAAGGGCAACAACCAGAGCCGCCAGCTTTATTATTCTGTGCCCATATTGATACGGCGTCCGCCGTGCCGTTGCATCACCCCTGGCTGTTGCGCCTGTATAGCCGCACCCTCGATATCCTGCAGCGCTTCGCCTGGATGATCTTTGCCCTGACGCTTCTGCAAGCGTGGGGATGGCAGGTCGCGGAGGGCTTACGATACACCGTTGCCACCCTCGGTAGCCTGGGAGGCCTGTGGCTGATCGGCTTACAACTGATTCAAGCTCCGGCAGAGGAGGCTGCATACTCACCAGGCGCCAATGATAACGCCTCCGGCGTGGCGGTTTTGTTAGTCCTTGCCGAAGAACTGGCAAAACAGGCACTTTCACAGCAAGCCATCGCCTTCCTTTTCACCACTGCTGAAGAAAATGGCCTTTTTGGAGGGCGCGATTTTGTCAAGGCGCATCCCGAGTGGGCGAATACAACCGCTGTGGTCTGCGTGGACATGGTGGGAAAAGGGGAAGTCTTATACTATGTTGCCAAAGAGGGCGTCTTCAATCCCCTTTACACAGACCGGGAATTACAACAGGCTTTCCTTCTGGCGAATCCTTCCTTGCAGCCGCTGTGGCACACCCTGCGCAGTGGCGATTATGCCCCCTTTTGTCAGGCCGGTTTTCGAGCAATCAGTTTAGAAAGTGGAGGAAAATCCTTGACGGACTGGAGCTATCACACCATCTATGACACGCTGGATAAGGTCGACCCGGAAATGTTGAAGCAAGTGATCAGAACATTACTCGCTTTCCTTGAGCAAAACCCACTCTATCAAAAGCCCCAGGAGCAGACCTCAATTCAAGAACGGCAACACGACCCGTTGGGTGACAAGCAATAG